The following are encoded together in the Peromyscus leucopus breed LL Stock chromosome 1, UCI_PerLeu_2.1, whole genome shotgun sequence genome:
- the LOC114706579 gene encoding LOW QUALITY PROTEIN: olfactory receptor 52A1-like (The sequence of the model RefSeq protein was modified relative to this genomic sequence to represent the inferred CDS: inserted 1 base in 1 codon) codes for MEGNATHHISSFFLVGIPGLENFHCWIGIPVCLLFVLTLLGNSIIITTVKLEPSLHQPMYFFLCMLAMNDMCLTCSAALKMLGIFWFDAHWIDFDVCLTQMFFIHTLCIMESAILVAMAFDRFVAICIPLHYASILTTPMVIKIGLVGLSRAMLMIMPCPLLIKKLLYYTKYVIHHAYCEHMAVVKVASANTYVNRIYGILVAFSVAVFDLGLIATSYIKILQAVFRLSSQNARSKALGTCAAHVCTILAFYTPALFSFLTHRFGKNVXPSVHIIFAVLYLLVSPTVNPLVYGVKTKQIRDRVMGLFFLKKKISEY; via the exons ATGGAAGGCAATGCTACACATCACATTTCATCTTTCTTCCTGGTTGGTATTCCTGGGTTGGAAAACTTTCACTGCTGGATTGGCatccctgtctgtctcctctttgtCCTGACCTTGCTGGGGAACAGCATAATCATTACTACAGTCAAGTTAGAGCCAAGTCTCCACCAGcctatgtatttcttcctttgcatGCTGGCAATGAATGACATGTGTCTGACCTGCTCTGCAGCTCTGAAGATGCTTGGCATCTTCTGGTTTGATGCCCATTGGATTGATTTTGATGTCTGTCTAACACAAATGTTTTTTATCCATACACTTTGCATCATGGAGTCAGCCATCCTAGTGGCCATGGCTTTTGATCGCTTTGTGGCCATTTGCATCCCACTGCATTATGCATCGATCCTGACAACACCCATGGTGATTAAGATAGGTCTAGTTGGCCTAAGCCGAGCTATGCTTATGATTATGCCATGTCCCCTTCTCATTAAAAAGCTGCTGTACTATACCAAATATGTCATCCATCATGCTTATTGTGAGCACATGGCTGTGGTGAAGGTGGCTAGTGCTAACACCTATGTGAACAGAATATATGGAATCTTAGTGGCCTTTTCAGTGGCAGTATTTGACCTTGGGCTCATAGCCACATCTTATATAAAAATTCTCCAGGCAGTGTTCAGGCTCTCTTCCCAGAATGCCCGCTCTAAAGCCCTGGGCACCTGTGCTGCCCATGTCTGCACCATTCTTGCCTTCTATACACCTGCATTGTTCAGCTTCCTAACTCATCGTTTTGGCAAGAATG CCCCAAGTGTCCATATAATCTTTGCAGTCCTGTACCTGCTGGTGTCCCCTACAGTCAATCCCTTGGTGTATGGTGTTAAGACCAAACAGATTCGTGATCGAGTGATgggccttttctttcttaagaagaAAATTTCTGAATACTAA
- the LOC114706698 gene encoding olfactory receptor 51G2-like has product MATSNSSSIVSSTFYLTGIPGYEEFHHWISIPFCFLYLVGITGNCMILHIVRTDPRLHEPMYYFLAMLSLTDMAMSLPTMISLFRVLWSISREIQFNICVVQMFLIHTFSFTESSVLLAMALDRYVAICHPLRYATILTPKLIAKIGTAALLRSSILIIPLMARLAFFPFCRSHVLSHSYCLHQDMIRLACADIKFNVIYGLVLITLLWGMDSLGIFVSYVFILHSVLKIASREGRLKALNTCASHICAVLILYVPMIGLSIVHRFAKHSSPLIHIFMAHIYLLVPPVLNPIIYSVKTKQIRQGILHLICSPKISSITM; this is encoded by the coding sequence ATGGCAACCTCAAACTCCAGCAGCATCGTGTCCTCCACATTCTACCTCACAGGCATCCCTGGCTATGAAGAATTTCACCACTGGATTTCCATCCCATTCTGCTTCCTTTACCTTGTTGGAATAACAGGCAACTGCATGATCCTGCACATTGTACGGACAGACCCCAGACTCCATGAGCCCATGTATTACTTCCTGGCTATGCTTTCACTCACTGACATGGCCATGTCCCTGCCCACAATGATTTCACTTTTTAGAGTGTTGTGGTCCATTTCAAGAGAGATCCAGTTCAATATCTGTGTGGTCCAAATGTTTCTGATTCATACCTTTTCCTTCACTGAATCATCTGTACTCCTGGCCATGGCCCTTGACCggtatgtggccatctgccaccCCCTGAGATATGCTACCATTCTCACCCCAAAACTTATTGCCAAGATTGGAACTGCAGCTCTGCTCAGGAGTTCTATTTTGATAATTCCACTTATGGCCCGTCTAGCATTCTTTCCCTTCTGCCGCTCCcatgttctttctcattcctATTGTCTGCACCAAGACATGATCCGCCTTGCCTGTGCTGACATCAAATTCAATGTCATATATGGGCTAGTCCTCATTACTTTGCTGTGGGGCATGGACTCCCTGGGCATTTTTGTATCTTATGTTTTTATCCTTCACTCAGTGTTAAAAATTGCATCCCGTGAGGGTAGGCTTAAGGCACTCAACACATGTGCATCTCACATCTGTGCTGTGCTCATTCTATATGTGCCCATGATAGGATTATCTATTGTCCATCGTTTTGCCAAGCATTCCTCTCCCCTCATTCACATCTTCATGGCTCATATTTACTTATTGGTTCCACCAGTGCTTAACCCCATCATATACAGTGTGAAGACCAAGCAGATCCGCCAAGGAATCCTCCATCTGATTTGTTCTCCCAAAATCAGTTCTATCACAATGTAG
- the LOC114706693 gene encoding olfactory receptor 52A5-like, with product MIHLNSTIFRPSMLTLTGIPGLESVQFWIGIPFCAMYIIALFGNSLLLVVIKVERSLHEPMYLFLAMLGATDIALSTCILPKMLGIFWFHLPNIYFDACLLQMWLIHTFQSIESGILIAMAMDRYVAICDPLRHASIFTQRLLTQIGIGVTLRGALFVAPCLVLIKCRLKFYWTTVVSHSYCEHMAIVKLAAEDTRVNKIYGLFVAFSILGLDIIFITLSYIRIFVTVFKLPQKEARLKAFNTCIAHICVFLEFYLLAFFSFFTHRFGSHIPSYIHILLSNLYLLVPPLLNPIVYGVKTKQIRDQVSKIFFCKYPS from the coding sequence ATGATCCATCTCAATAGCACCATCTTCAGGCCCTCAATGCTGACTCTGACTGGGATTCCTGGCTTGGAGTCTGTGCAGTTCTGGATTGGGATTCCTTTCTGTGCCATGTACATCATCGCTCTTTTTGGGAATTCTCTGCTCCTAGTTGTCATCAAAGTTGAGCGAAGCCTCCATGAACCCATGTATCTCTTCCTAGCAATGCTTGGAGCAACAGACATTGCTCTCAGTACTTGCATCTTACCCAAAATGCTAGGAATATTCTGGTTTCACCTTCCAAACATATACTTTGATGCCTGCCTCTTGCAGATGTGGCTAATTCACACGTTCCAGTCAATTGAGTCAGGCATTTTGATTGCCATGGCAATGGACAGATACGTGGCGATCTGTGATCCTCTAAGACATGCATCGATTTTTACACAGAGACTCCTCACTCAGATAGGAATAGGAGTCACACTCAGAGGTGCCCTCTTTGTAGCTCCGTGTCTCGTTCTCATCAAATGCAGGTTGAAATTCTACTGGACCACAGTTGTATCTCATTCATACTGTGAGCACATGGCCATCGTAAAGCTGGCAGCAGAAGATACTCGTGTCAACAAGATCTACGGTCTCTTTGTGGCTTTCAGTATACTTGGACTGGACATAATTTTCATCACACTCTCCTACATTAGAATATTTGTAACTGTCTTCAAGCTGCCTCAAAAGGAAGCAAGACTCAAAGCTTTTAACACATGCATTGCCCACATTTGTGTCTTCTTGGAGTTTTATCTCCTggccttcttctctttctttacaCATCGATTTGGCTCCCACATTCCATCCTACATTCACATTCTCCTGTCTAACCTTTATCTACTTGTTCCACCTTTACTTAATCCTATCGTTTATGGGGTGAAGACCAAACAGATTCGAGATCAAGTGTCCaaaattttcttctgtaaataTCCTTCTTGA